The Halogeometricum borinquense DSM 11551 genome window below encodes:
- a CDS encoding Lrp/AsnC family transcriptional regulator — MNDDAPDWTFKERDTVILRELAADPQRSSRELTQILAEKHDIDVSHVTISETIRRMREEGVFREAIVPNEEYYTFALFEFKFDPEHFADEWHDAMVHIRDDPHTLFYFLSDGEYQWKSVMMFESAQAQSKWIHEFYKNHGKVVSNLRNSAVHNVLKFQTDPELFERLDETE, encoded by the coding sequence ATGAACGACGACGCCCCCGACTGGACGTTTAAAGAGCGCGACACCGTCATCCTCCGCGAGTTAGCGGCGGACCCGCAGCGCTCTTCGCGGGAGTTAACGCAGATTCTCGCGGAGAAACACGACATCGACGTGTCGCACGTCACGATTTCGGAGACGATTCGTCGGATGCGCGAGGAAGGCGTCTTCCGAGAGGCCATCGTCCCGAACGAGGAGTACTACACCTTCGCGCTGTTCGAGTTCAAGTTCGACCCCGAACACTTTGCCGACGAGTGGCACGACGCGATGGTCCACATCCGCGACGACCCGCACACGCTCTTTTATTTCCTCTCGGACGGCGAGTACCAGTGGAAGTCGGTGATGATGTTCGAGTCGGCGCAAGCCCAGTCGAAGTGGATTCACGAGTTCTACAAAAACCACGGTAAGGTCGTGTCTAACCTCCGAAACTCGGCGGTTCACAACGTCTTGAAGTTCCAAACCGATCCGGAACTGTTCGAACGACTCGACGAAACCGAGTAA
- a CDS encoding antitoxin VapB family protein has protein sequence MGETEYRNVRLTEDAYQRLKMRKQEGESFSDTVARIAGERSLLDLAGILSDDEADAMRDAIREREEQSRDRLDRLSDEMDS, from the coding sequence ATGGGCGAGACAGAGTACCGAAACGTCAGACTCACAGAAGACGCCTACCAGCGTCTGAAGATGCGTAAACAGGAGGGTGAGTCGTTCTCCGACACGGTCGCCCGAATTGCGGGCGAGCGGTCGCTGCTCGACTTAGCAGGAATCCTGTCCGACGACGAGGCCGACGCGATGCGCGATGCGATCCGAGAACGCGAGGAACAGTCACGTGACCGACTGGACCGCCTGTCCGACGAGATGGACTCGTGA
- a CDS encoding phosphotransferase family protein, whose translation MTDDAYFRRLVDVDALRSYLETELGPESAFDVERHPAGHSNETLFLTWGARDLVIRRPPPGETAETAHDVLREYRVMDALQQTPVPVPETVLACDDHDVLGSDFYVMSRVEGDVLRDEVPERFADEESRHQLGYELVDTLADIHEVAPESVGLDEFGHAPGYTGRQVERWGKQLAWAFERTTEKRAVPVLREVGDWLAENAPTDHPETLVHGDYKLDNVMYAPESDPNLVAVFDWEMSTLGDPRADLGWMLSYWRDAKDPDPAIPELETTFMERSGYATRRELVERYEERTGIEFEHHRFYRALAVYKLAALGEMFFRRYLEGNSDDPMYPLMEERVPALADRAKRIIDGDEPL comes from the coding sequence GTGACCGACGACGCGTACTTCCGGCGACTCGTGGACGTAGACGCCCTCCGTTCGTATCTCGAAACCGAACTCGGCCCGGAGTCGGCCTTCGACGTGGAACGGCATCCGGCGGGCCACTCGAACGAAACGCTGTTTCTGACGTGGGGGGCTCGTGATCTCGTTATTCGCCGTCCGCCACCGGGTGAGACGGCTGAGACAGCGCACGACGTACTCCGCGAATATCGTGTCATGGACGCGCTACAACAGACACCAGTTCCCGTTCCGGAGACAGTGCTTGCGTGCGACGACCACGACGTTCTCGGGAGCGACTTCTACGTCATGTCGCGTGTCGAGGGCGACGTCCTTCGAGACGAGGTGCCCGAACGGTTCGCTGATGAGGAGTCACGCCATCAACTTGGCTACGAACTCGTGGATACGCTCGCGGATATCCACGAGGTAGCTCCCGAGTCGGTCGGATTGGACGAGTTCGGGCACGCGCCGGGGTACACCGGACGGCAGGTCGAACGCTGGGGTAAGCAACTCGCGTGGGCGTTCGAGCGGACTACTGAGAAGCGCGCCGTCCCCGTCCTGCGAGAGGTGGGCGACTGGCTAGCGGAGAACGCTCCGACGGACCACCCCGAGACGCTGGTCCACGGCGACTACAAACTCGACAACGTGATGTACGCCCCGGAATCGGATCCGAATCTCGTCGCCGTCTTCGACTGGGAGATGAGTACGCTCGGCGACCCGCGTGCGGACCTCGGATGGATGCTGTCGTACTGGCGGGATGCGAAGGATCCCGATCCGGCGATTCCCGAACTGGAGACGACGTTCATGGAACGGTCGGGTTACGCGACGCGGCGCGAACTCGTCGAACGCTACGAGGAACGGACGGGAATCGAGTTCGAACACCACCGATTCTACCGCGCACTCGCCGTCTACAAACTCGCGGCCCTCGGAGAGATGTTCTTCCGCCGGTATCTGGAGGGTAACAGCGACGATCCGATGTATCCGCTGATGGAAGAACGCGTCCCGGCGTTGGCTGACCGCGCAAAGCGCATCATCGATGGCGACGAACCCCTCTGA
- a CDS encoding acyl-CoA dehydrogenase family protein, with amino-acid sequence MEYDDTETARELAKRVREFVDERVIPVERDYLGDGPVPDEEIAALREEARERDLYAPQIPAEYGGQGLNFRDVLPAFEEAGRSLLGPSAMRIAAPDEGNMHTLELVGTEAQKEEYLRPLVAGEIRSGFSMTEPAPGGGSDPKMIRSEARKEGDEWVIDGHKWWTTQGSEADVLIVMARTDPEAHPYEGTSLFLVPADADGVEIVRDIPHVGGDLLGSSHAEIRYENVRVPEENLLGEKNRGFEHAQQRLGPARLTHCMRYTGMATRALEVAKAYTKEREAFDSSLSEKQSVRFTVAEAETRLHAVRTMVRDAAGRIAAGEEARIPVSMSKVYTANVVQDVIDDCLQLCGGNGIAKDLPLADFYEDVRAFRLIDGADEVHKRVIARDAYRDVEPSAIEGITEFKG; translated from the coding sequence ATGGAGTACGACGATACCGAGACAGCGCGCGAACTCGCAAAACGCGTCCGGGAGTTCGTAGACGAGCGTGTAATCCCGGTCGAGCGCGACTACCTCGGGGACGGTCCGGTGCCCGACGAAGAGATAGCTGCCCTCCGCGAGGAGGCGCGCGAACGGGATTTGTATGCCCCGCAGATTCCTGCGGAGTACGGCGGGCAGGGGTTGAACTTCCGTGACGTGCTGCCGGCGTTCGAGGAGGCGGGCCGGAGTCTCCTCGGACCGTCGGCGATGCGCATCGCTGCGCCCGACGAGGGGAACATGCACACGCTGGAACTCGTCGGCACCGAGGCACAGAAAGAGGAGTATCTCCGGCCACTCGTGGCGGGCGAGATTCGCTCGGGATTCTCGATGACCGAACCCGCACCGGGCGGTGGATCCGACCCGAAGATGATTCGCTCAGAGGCGCGCAAAGAGGGTGACGAATGGGTCATCGACGGCCACAAGTGGTGGACGACGCAGGGAAGCGAGGCGGACGTGCTCATCGTGATGGCGCGCACGGATCCCGAGGCACATCCCTACGAGGGGACATCGCTCTTTCTCGTCCCCGCCGACGCCGACGGCGTGGAAATCGTCCGCGACATCCCCCACGTTGGCGGCGACCTGCTCGGGTCGAGTCACGCTGAGATCCGATACGAGAACGTCCGCGTGCCCGAAGAGAACCTGCTGGGCGAGAAGAACCGTGGATTCGAACACGCCCAGCAACGCCTCGGTCCGGCGCGTCTGACGCACTGCATGCGGTACACCGGGATGGCAACGCGCGCACTGGAGGTGGCCAAAGCGTACACGAAAGAACGGGAAGCGTTCGACTCGTCGCTCTCGGAGAAGCAGTCGGTACGGTTCACCGTCGCCGAGGCTGAAACGCGCCTGCACGCCGTGCGGACGATGGTCAGAGACGCCGCCGGACGCATCGCTGCGGGCGAAGAGGCGCGTATTCCCGTTTCGATGTCGAAAGTGTACACCGCGAACGTCGTCCAAGACGTTATCGACGACTGTTTGCAACTGTGCGGCGGCAACGGTATCGCAAAGGACCTGCCGCTTGCGGACTTCTACGAGGACGTGCGAGCGTTCCGTCTCATCGACGGCGCGGACGAAGTACACAAACGCGTCATCGCACGCGACGCGTACCGTGACGTTGAACCCTCCGCCATCGAGGGAATCACGGAGTTCAAGGGCTAA
- a CDS encoding SDR family NAD(P)-dependent oxidoreductase: protein MTADRFGVDGQTAIVTGASSGIGKTIAERFAAEGANVVVCSREQGNVNPVADGINEGDGGRALAVECDVTDREAVEALVEATVEEFGDLDCLVNNAGASFMSSFDDISANGWETVVDINLTGTYHCTQVAGEYLKDGGGTVINLASVAGTEGAPFMSHYGAAKAGVVNLTTTLAYEWADENVRVNCIAPGFVATPGVESQMGVSADNIDREEVKRRIGTAEEIADLAQFLASPASSYIVGETVVAQGVPQVMESPEV from the coding sequence ATGACGGCGGACCGATTCGGTGTTGATGGACAGACAGCCATCGTGACGGGTGCATCGAGTGGTATCGGAAAGACCATCGCAGAACGCTTCGCGGCGGAGGGTGCGAACGTGGTGGTCTGCTCCCGCGAACAAGGGAACGTAAATCCTGTTGCAGACGGGATAAACGAAGGCGACGGCGGGCGTGCGCTGGCCGTCGAATGCGACGTGACCGACCGCGAGGCCGTGGAGGCATTGGTCGAGGCCACCGTCGAGGAGTTCGGCGACCTCGACTGTCTGGTGAACAACGCGGGAGCGTCGTTCATGTCGTCGTTCGACGACATCTCCGCGAACGGGTGGGAAACCGTCGTTGACATCAATCTCACCGGCACGTACCACTGTACCCAAGTCGCCGGGGAGTATCTGAAAGACGGCGGTGGGACAGTCATCAACCTCGCTAGCGTCGCCGGAACCGAGGGTGCGCCGTTTATGAGTCACTACGGCGCGGCGAAGGCAGGCGTGGTCAATTTGACGACGACGCTCGCCTACGAGTGGGCCGACGAGAACGTCCGCGTAAACTGCATCGCACCCGGATTCGTCGCCACGCCGGGTGTCGAATCACAGATGGGCGTCTCCGCCGACAATATCGACCGTGAGGAGGTAAAGCGCCGCATCGGAACAGCCGAGGAGATTGCCGACCTCGCACAGTTCCTTGCCTCGCCCGCCTCGTCGTACATCGTCGGTGAGACAGTCGTGGCACAGGGAGTCCCACAGGTGATGGAATCGCCTGAAGTCTAA
- a CDS encoding type II toxin-antitoxin system VapC family toxin: MIVDTNVLIRLMQGDEDATRKIRELEDEHVPLALSSMTLFELYHSVERVDSPDERRRKIASVIDSKPTYPADGAVMKKAGRLDGRLTDDGRQVGIGDTVIAATALVHEEPVLTENVAHFERIDGLEVESY; the protein is encoded by the coding sequence GTGATCGTCGATACGAACGTTCTGATTCGGTTGATGCAGGGAGACGAGGATGCGACGCGGAAAATCCGCGAGTTGGAGGACGAACACGTTCCGCTCGCACTCTCGTCGATGACGCTGTTTGAACTGTATCACAGCGTCGAACGGGTGGACAGTCCCGACGAACGGCGTCGAAAGATTGCGTCCGTTATCGACTCGAAGCCGACGTACCCGGCTGACGGTGCAGTGATGAAGAAGGCGGGCCGCCTCGACGGTCGGTTGACGGACGACGGCCGCCAAGTCGGCATCGGAGATACGGTTATCGCGGCGACCGCGCTCGTTCACGAGGAACCCGTCCTCACCGAGAACGTCGCACACTTCGAGCGTATCGACGGACTCGAAGTCGAATCGTATTAG
- a CDS encoding ABC transporter ATP-binding protein, with product MSAIDATDLTKRYGNTLAVDGLSLDIPQGTVYGFLGPNGAGKTTTMRMLTGLLRPTDGTATVSGASVADRDKLRPRIGYLPEEPPLYEQATAYEQLEYVGGLRGLSADDVRARGDELFDALGLDVGSSDRIADFSKGMRQKVAYAQTVMHDPDVVFLDEPTSGLDPRAARTLRDRIQRLADDGTTVFLSTHILPVVEEAADTVGILYGGSLVAEGSPAELVSRAESGGGGTLEDAFLDVTSADPTADDDAERSVTRDKETTVDV from the coding sequence ATGTCTGCAATCGACGCTACTGACCTCACGAAACGCTACGGGAACACGCTCGCCGTCGATGGTCTCTCGCTCGATATTCCCCAGGGAACCGTCTACGGCTTCCTCGGACCGAACGGTGCGGGCAAAACCACGACGATGCGGATGCTCACTGGACTGTTGCGACCGACTGACGGAACGGCCACTGTCAGTGGTGCGTCCGTCGCGGATCGGGACAAACTGCGCCCGCGAATCGGATACCTACCCGAGGAGCCACCGTTATATGAACAGGCGACGGCGTACGAACAACTCGAATACGTCGGTGGCCTCCGCGGTCTCTCGGCTGACGACGTTCGCGCTCGCGGAGACGAACTGTTCGACGCGCTCGGTCTCGACGTCGGTTCCTCGGACCGCATTGCTGATTTCTCGAAGGGGATGCGACAGAAGGTGGCGTACGCGCAGACGGTCATGCACGACCCGGATGTTGTCTTTCTCGACGAACCCACGTCAGGGCTGGATCCGCGAGCGGCCCGGACGCTTCGTGACCGGATTCAACGACTCGCGGACGACGGGACGACGGTGTTTCTCTCGACACATATCCTCCCGGTCGTCGAGGAGGCGGCCGACACCGTCGGTATCCTCTACGGCGGGTCGCTGGTCGCTGAGGGCTCTCCCGCGGAACTCGTCTCACGGGCCGAGAGCGGTGGCGGCGGAACGCTCGAAGACGCCTTCCTCGACGTAACGAGTGCCGACCCGACTGCGGACGACGATGCGGAGCGATCAGTGACACGGGACAAGGAGACAACGGTCGATGTCTGA